The Xiphias gladius isolate SHS-SW01 ecotype Sanya breed wild chromosome 7, ASM1685928v1, whole genome shotgun sequence genome window below encodes:
- the LOC120792459 gene encoding FH2 domain-containing protein 1-like, protein MQPGGQPAPPPLPPPPPPPLPPPPPPPPPAPGLPPSLHGPGLIAKGGHRRSRMRNFNWETLPKHSVIGKHNIWTSDKTDGEYELDTDHMEELFSHKQGQQKLKALNRHSLRHLPTAASGGEMVSILSSKRSMNIGIFLKQFKRPVEDMIEEIKSGSSLGFGAGKLRELCKLLPDEGEMKQLVSFKGVQSALPEADLFMLMLVKIPSYEERLSGLVLKEEFFPLMDEMKTFIGILTAAGKELLESDNLHSVIRLVLKTGNYMNAGGYAGSAIGFRMASLLKLVDTKANKPGMNLMHYVVMQAQKADVALLKFPEQLKHIEAASRINKGDVEAEFGTLVKKVQDAKADTMKQEDLQVQMEDFLKEAEVCLAEIETDLQELQSVSDSVAEYFCEDPKKFKLEECCSIFNSFCERFMRAMQENKAREMAEVKRRHRDRLQNAAKRRSTATCSSRDKEMDGIALESVLQNFLSNPVCRRRPGGPSSTNGSPTTGSPNNGSLSEITSRANLLAGNQKRGGSFRAKEMGRKEWNSAVELTENSSQNKAQSNEEDNKTKRGIPREEEMKTSRKEDSRGFTHPANRTTSISSSVRSFSATSDDGEEDIQDNNEEQAQKLREASKKVLHFQNTHGSVSSGDYSLENQKSPGASTNLPRQHTFDENTERHPGDPTNEDLVRFLLNPLSTSKRNLGRRHTLPTKVPKTEQEEDNLRDQPPIRTPNPVAKEKGTLPAEGAEHNPSRQAFEFTDLSDNFKKSCAQDPSEKKSEPNVPSASVPDEKLGEQNQEGKSVEPTGTHLQRNSENVLPKSPWIKTETSGLFFSFLKRLGDISKLQNSKETVHKGADSSV, encoded by the exons ATGCAACCAGGAGGTCAGCCTGCTCCACCACCTctgccacctccacctccacctcctctgccACCGCCGCCCCCTCCGCCACCTCCAGCCCCTGGCCTTCCTCCGTCCCTACATGGCCCGGGCCTCATTGCCAAGGGGGGGCACCGGCGCTCCAGAATGCGCAATTTCAACTGGGAAACGCTGCCCAAACACAGCGTGATAGGAAAGCACAACATCTGGACATCGGATAAAACTGATGGGGAATATGAGCTGGACACCGATCACATGGAGGAGCTGTTCAGCCACAAGCAGGGCCAGCAAAAACTCAAGGCCCTGAACCGTCATAGTCTGCGGCATCTGCCAACTGCTGCCTCAGGAGGGGAAATG GTTTCCATCCTAAGCTCCAAGAGGAGCATGAACATTGGAATTTTCCTAAAGCAGTTCAAGCG GCCTGTAGAAGACATGATCGAAGAAATTAAATCGGGAAGTAGTCTCGGTTTTGGTGCTGGAAAGCTGAGGGAGCTGTGCAAGCTGCTGCCAGACGAAGGGGAG ATGAAGCAGCTGGTCAGTTTTAAGGGTGTACAATCCGCTCTCCCTGAAGCGGATCTGTTTATGCTAATGCTGGTCAAGATTCCCAG TTATGAAGAGCGTCTCAGCGGCTTGGTGCTCAAAGAGGAATTTTTCCCCCTCatggatgaaatgaaaacattcattgGCATTTTGACAGCTGCTGGAAAGG AGCTGTTGGAGTCTGATAATCTCCATTCTGTCATTCGCCTGGTACTGAAGACTGGAAATTACATGAATGCT GGTGGATATGCAGGCAGTGCAATTGGCTTCCGAATGGCTTCTCTGCTGAAGTTAGTGGACACCAAAGCAAACAAACCTGGAATGAATCTTATGCATTATGTTGTGATG CAAGCTCAGAAGGCAGATGTGGCCCTGCTTAAATTTCCAGAACAACTCAAACACATTGAAGCTGCATCAAG AATAAATAAAGGTGACGTTGAAGCAGAGTTTGGAACACTGGTAAAGAAAGTACAAGATGCCAAGGCGGACACTATGAAGCAGGAAGACCTACAGGTACAGATGGAGGATTTTCTAAAG GAGGCTGAGGTCTGCTTGGCAGAAATAGAGACTGATCTTCAGGAACTGCAGTCAGTGAGTGACTCCGTGGCAGAGTATTTCTGTGAAGACCCAAAGAAGTTCAAACTGGAGGAATGTTGCTCCATTTTCAATTCCTTTTGTGAAAGATTTATGCGCGCCATGCAA GAGAACAAGGCTCGAGAGATGGCAGAGGTGAAGcggagacacagagacagattaCAAAACGCTGCAAAGCGCAGGTCCACAGCTACCTGCTCCAGTAGAGACAAGGAGATGGATGGTATCGCCTTAGAGTCTGTACTACAGAATTTCCTTTCCAATCCAGTCTGTCGGAGGAGACCCGGAGGGCCCTCATCCACTAATGGAAGCCCAACGACTGGCAGCCCAAACAATGGGAGCTTATCAGAAATTACCTCACGGGCCAACCTCCTCGCTGGAAATCAAAAGAGAGGTGGGTCGTTTAGAGCTAAGGAGATGGGCAGAAAGGAGTGGAATTCAGCAGTTGAACTCACAGAGAACTCTTCACAAAACAAAGCCCAGTCAAATGAGGAGGACAACAAGACAAAACGTGGCATTCCTCGggaagaagagatgaaaacTTCCAGAAAAGAGGACTCTAGAGGATTTACACACCCAGCCAATAGGACCACCAGCATTTCCTCCTCAGTCAGATCTTTCTCAGCCACCAGTGATGATGGTGAGGAAGATATACAGGACAATAATGAGGAGCAGGCCCAAAAGTTGCGTGAAGCATCTAAAAAAGTGTTGCACTTTCAGAACACCCATGGCAGTGTCTCATCAGGGGACTATTCTCTGGAAAATCAGAAGTCTCCTGGTGCAAGTACCAACTTGCCTCGTCAGCACACCTTTGACgagaacacagagagacatcCCGGAGACCCAACCAACGAAGACTTGGTTAGATTTTTGCTCAATCCTCTTTCCACCTCAAAACGTAACCTCGGCCGCCGTCATACTCTGCCTACCAAAGTCCCGAAAACTGAGCAAGAGGAAGATAATCTGCGGGATCAGCCTCCAATCAGAACTCCTAATCCTGTGGCAAAAGAAAAGGGGACACTGCCAGCGGAGGGTGCTGAACACAATCCCTCAAGACAAGCGTTTGAATTTACTGATCTATCTGACAACTTTAAAAAATCTTGTGCTCAAGACCCTTCAGAAAAGAAAAGCGAGCCAAATGTTCCTTCAGCCAGCGTTCCAGATGAAAAGCTTGGGGAGCAAAACCAAGAGGGCAAATCAGTGGAGCCCACAGGTACCCACTTGCAGAGgaacagtgaaaatgttctcCCCAAGAGTCCGTGGATTAAGACTGAGACCTCTGGActattttttagctttttaaagcGCCTTGGAGATATCAGCAAACTGCAGAACAGCAAGGAAACTGTCCATAAGGGTGCTGATTCCAGTGTATAG
- the LOC120792489 gene encoding arfaptin-2-like isoform X4 yields MKSRGVNFPKSQSAACRLAQHTDQHPGSSNHNTSNSTEEVTRGVAVEKLDSVKKWGINTYKCTKQMFSERFGRGSRTVDLELEAQIDVLRETKNKYENILRLATALINHFQSMVQTQQALGDTFTDLSQKSPELQDEFGYNAETQKLLCKNGEALLGAINFFVSSINTLVNKTMEDTLMTIKQYENARLEFDAYRSDLEELSLGPRDAAAMVRIEIAQHEYQIHRDKYERLRSDVTIKLKFLEENKVCSYSFCLSCEMPAFLKSNLTPPEILFLLTPSGLTSHFAAVMYRSTPGPCDISVGSGYRCNSAHLRAHLTTAISDADACCETSSRLQLERAVKHYFSVCCYSIKNNLSKLLLNGFLNVEKINTSWEITFKTDGCLGYFTLLSKSNVNF; encoded by the exons ATGAAATCCAGGGGTGTTAACTTTCCTAAGAGCCAGTCTGCAGCCTGTCGACTTGCCCAACACACAGACCAGCATCCAG ggTCATCGAACCATAATACTAGTAACTCCACTGAAGAAGTTACTCGTGGTGTGGCAGTGGAGAAATTGGACAGTGTCAAGAAATGGGGCATAAACACATACAAG TGTACcaaacagatgttttcagagaggTTTGGCCGAGGTTCACGAACAGTAGACCTGGAGCTGGAGGCTCAGATTGACGTGTTAAGAGAAACCAAGAACAAGTATGAAAACATTCTAAGACTGGCCACAGCACTCATCAATCATTTTCAAAGCATGGTGCAGACGCAACAGGCTTTAGGAGACACCTTCACTGACCTCAGCCAGAAGTCCCCAGAGTTGCAG GATGAATTTGGTTATaatgcagaaacacagaagCTGTTGTGTAAGAATGGCGAGGCTCTGCTCGGTGCTATCAACTTCTTTGTGTCCAGTATCAACACCCTGGTCAACAAAACAATGGAGGATACTTTGATGACCATTAAGCAGTATGAAAATGCAAG ACTCGAGTTTGATGCCTACCGTTCTGACCTGGAGGAGCTGAGTTTGGGACCTAGGGATGCAGCCGCCATGGTCCGCATTGAGATAGCTCAGCACGAGTACCAGATCCACAGAGACAAATATGAAAGACTGCGTAGTGATGTCACCATCAAGCTCAAATTCCTGGAGGAAAACAAGGTCTGTAGTTACAgtttctgtctttcctgtgaAATGCCGgcatttttaaagagcaacttaacacctCCTGAAATCTTGTTCTTGCTGACCCCCAGCGGTTTAACTTCACACTTTGCAGCAGTGATGTATAGGAGTACCCCAGGGCCCTGTGACATCTCTGTCGGGTctggttacaggtgcaacagtGCACACTTAAGAGCACACCTAACCACAGCCATCAGTGATGCTGATGCCTGTTGTGAAACAAGCTCTAGACTTCAACTAGAGAGGGCAGTAAAACACTACTTTTCGGTCTGTTGTTACTCCATAAAAAACAACCTCTCAAAATTGCTCTTGAATGGCTTTCTGAATGTCGAAAAAATCAACACCAGTTGggaaatcacatttaaaacagaTGGATGCCTTGGCTATTTTACACTGTTAAGTAAGTCCAACGTTAACTTTTGA
- the LOC120792489 gene encoding arfaptin-2-like isoform X5, translating to MADSIMSKAATMEIPINSNGDTGTLPEDDSLEQDLQQVMVSGPNLNETSIVSGGYGGPAGGIIPTSTIKGPAIRFNPEYLDRRQAPAPGSDIRMKSRGVNFPKSQSAACRLAQHTDQHPGSSNHNTSNSTEEVTRGVAVEKLDSVKKWGINTYKCTKQMFSERFGRGSRTVDLELEAQIDVLRETKNKYENILRLATALINHFQSMVQTQQALGDTFTDLSQKSPELQDEFGYNAETQKLLCKNGEALLGAINFFVSSINTLVNKTMEDTLMTIKQYENARLEFDAYRSDLEELSLGPRDAAAMVRIEIAQHEYQIHRDKYERLRSDVTIKLKFLEENKVKVMHKQLLLFHNAISAYFAGNQQQLEQTLIQFNVKLKPPGSDKPSWLEEQ from the exons ATGGCAGACAGTATCATGAGCAAGGCTGCTACCATGGAGATCCCCATTAACAGCAATGGAGACACAGGGACTCTGCCAGAGGATGACAGCCTGGAGCAG GATTTACAGCAGGTGATGGTGTCTGGACCCAACCTGAATGAAACCAGCATTGTCTCAGGAGGTTATGGAGGACCTGCAGGGGGCATCATTCCAACCAGCACCATCAAAG GGCCTGCAATTCGCTTCAACCCTGAGTATCTGGACAGAAGACAAGCCCCTGCACCAGGATCAG ACATTCGCATGAAATCCAGGGGTGTTAACTTTCCTAAGAGCCAGTCTGCAGCCTGTCGACTTGCCCAACACACAGACCAGCATCCAG ggTCATCGAACCATAATACTAGTAACTCCACTGAAGAAGTTACTCGTGGTGTGGCAGTGGAGAAATTGGACAGTGTCAAGAAATGGGGCATAAACACATACAAG TGTACcaaacagatgttttcagagaggTTTGGCCGAGGTTCACGAACAGTAGACCTGGAGCTGGAGGCTCAGATTGACGTGTTAAGAGAAACCAAGAACAAGTATGAAAACATTCTAAGACTGGCCACAGCACTCATCAATCATTTTCAAAGCATGGTGCAGACGCAACAGGCTTTAGGAGACACCTTCACTGACCTCAGCCAGAAGTCCCCAGAGTTGCAG GATGAATTTGGTTATaatgcagaaacacagaagCTGTTGTGTAAGAATGGCGAGGCTCTGCTCGGTGCTATCAACTTCTTTGTGTCCAGTATCAACACCCTGGTCAACAAAACAATGGAGGATACTTTGATGACCATTAAGCAGTATGAAAATGCAAG ACTCGAGTTTGATGCCTACCGTTCTGACCTGGAGGAGCTGAGTTTGGGACCTAGGGATGCAGCCGCCATGGTCCGCATTGAGATAGCTCAGCACGAGTACCAGATCCACAGAGACAAATATGAAAGACTGCGTAGTGATGTCACCATCAAGCTCAAATTCCTGGAGGAAAACAAG gtcAAGGTGATGCACAAGCAGCTGCTTCTCTTCCATAACGCTATCTCAGCTTATTTTGCTGGCAACCAGCAGCAGTTGGAACAAACTCTAATACAGTTCAATGTAAAGTTAAAGCCCCCAGGATCCGACAAGCCCTCCTGGCTGGAGGAGCAGTAA
- the LOC120792489 gene encoding arfaptin-2-like isoform X3, producing the protein MADSIMSKAATMEIPINSNGDTGTLPEDDSLEQDLQQVMVSGPNLNETSIVSGGYGGPAGGIIPTSTIKGPAIRFNPEYLDRRQAPAPGSGSSNHNTSNSTEEVTRGVAVEKLDSVKKWGINTYKCTKQMFSERFGRGSRTVDLELEAQIDVLRETKNKYENILRLATALINHFQSMVQTQQALGDTFTDLSQKSPELQDEFGYNAETQKLLCKNGEALLGAINFFVSSINTLVNKTMEDTLMTIKQYENARLEFDAYRSDLEELSLGPRDAAAMVRIEIAQHEYQIHRDKYERLRSDVTIKLKFLEENKVCSYSFCLSCEMPAFLKSNLTPPEILFLLTPSGLTSHFAAVMYRSTPGPCDISVGSGYRCNSAHLRAHLTTAISDADACCETSSRLQLERAVKHYFSVCCYSIKNNLSKLLLNGFLNVEKINTSWEITFKTDGCLGYFTLLSKSNVNF; encoded by the exons ATGGCAGACAGTATCATGAGCAAGGCTGCTACCATGGAGATCCCCATTAACAGCAATGGAGACACAGGGACTCTGCCAGAGGATGACAGCCTGGAGCAG GATTTACAGCAGGTGATGGTGTCTGGACCCAACCTGAATGAAACCAGCATTGTCTCAGGAGGTTATGGAGGACCTGCAGGGGGCATCATTCCAACCAGCACCATCAAAG GGCCTGCAATTCGCTTCAACCCTGAGTATCTGGACAGAAGACAAGCCCCTGCACCAGGATCAG ggTCATCGAACCATAATACTAGTAACTCCACTGAAGAAGTTACTCGTGGTGTGGCAGTGGAGAAATTGGACAGTGTCAAGAAATGGGGCATAAACACATACAAG TGTACcaaacagatgttttcagagaggTTTGGCCGAGGTTCACGAACAGTAGACCTGGAGCTGGAGGCTCAGATTGACGTGTTAAGAGAAACCAAGAACAAGTATGAAAACATTCTAAGACTGGCCACAGCACTCATCAATCATTTTCAAAGCATGGTGCAGACGCAACAGGCTTTAGGAGACACCTTCACTGACCTCAGCCAGAAGTCCCCAGAGTTGCAG GATGAATTTGGTTATaatgcagaaacacagaagCTGTTGTGTAAGAATGGCGAGGCTCTGCTCGGTGCTATCAACTTCTTTGTGTCCAGTATCAACACCCTGGTCAACAAAACAATGGAGGATACTTTGATGACCATTAAGCAGTATGAAAATGCAAG ACTCGAGTTTGATGCCTACCGTTCTGACCTGGAGGAGCTGAGTTTGGGACCTAGGGATGCAGCCGCCATGGTCCGCATTGAGATAGCTCAGCACGAGTACCAGATCCACAGAGACAAATATGAAAGACTGCGTAGTGATGTCACCATCAAGCTCAAATTCCTGGAGGAAAACAAGGTCTGTAGTTACAgtttctgtctttcctgtgaAATGCCGgcatttttaaagagcaacttaacacctCCTGAAATCTTGTTCTTGCTGACCCCCAGCGGTTTAACTTCACACTTTGCAGCAGTGATGTATAGGAGTACCCCAGGGCCCTGTGACATCTCTGTCGGGTctggttacaggtgcaacagtGCACACTTAAGAGCACACCTAACCACAGCCATCAGTGATGCTGATGCCTGTTGTGAAACAAGCTCTAGACTTCAACTAGAGAGGGCAGTAAAACACTACTTTTCGGTCTGTTGTTACTCCATAAAAAACAACCTCTCAAAATTGCTCTTGAATGGCTTTCTGAATGTCGAAAAAATCAACACCAGTTGggaaatcacatttaaaacagaTGGATGCCTTGGCTATTTTACACTGTTAAGTAAGTCCAACGTTAACTTTTGA
- the LOC120792489 gene encoding arfaptin-2-like isoform X6 produces MADSIMSKAATMEIPINSNGDTGTLPEDDSLEQDLQQVMVSGPNLNETSIVSGGYGGPAGGIIPTSTIKGPAIRFNPEYLDRRQAPAPGSGSSNHNTSNSTEEVTRGVAVEKLDSVKKWGINTYKCTKQMFSERFGRGSRTVDLELEAQIDVLRETKNKYENILRLATALINHFQSMVQTQQALGDTFTDLSQKSPELQDEFGYNAETQKLLCKNGEALLGAINFFVSSINTLVNKTMEDTLMTIKQYENARLEFDAYRSDLEELSLGPRDAAAMVRIEIAQHEYQIHRDKYERLRSDVTIKLKFLEENKVKVMHKQLLLFHNAISAYFAGNQQQLEQTLIQFNVKLKPPGSDKPSWLEEQ; encoded by the exons ATGGCAGACAGTATCATGAGCAAGGCTGCTACCATGGAGATCCCCATTAACAGCAATGGAGACACAGGGACTCTGCCAGAGGATGACAGCCTGGAGCAG GATTTACAGCAGGTGATGGTGTCTGGACCCAACCTGAATGAAACCAGCATTGTCTCAGGAGGTTATGGAGGACCTGCAGGGGGCATCATTCCAACCAGCACCATCAAAG GGCCTGCAATTCGCTTCAACCCTGAGTATCTGGACAGAAGACAAGCCCCTGCACCAGGATCAG ggTCATCGAACCATAATACTAGTAACTCCACTGAAGAAGTTACTCGTGGTGTGGCAGTGGAGAAATTGGACAGTGTCAAGAAATGGGGCATAAACACATACAAG TGTACcaaacagatgttttcagagaggTTTGGCCGAGGTTCACGAACAGTAGACCTGGAGCTGGAGGCTCAGATTGACGTGTTAAGAGAAACCAAGAACAAGTATGAAAACATTCTAAGACTGGCCACAGCACTCATCAATCATTTTCAAAGCATGGTGCAGACGCAACAGGCTTTAGGAGACACCTTCACTGACCTCAGCCAGAAGTCCCCAGAGTTGCAG GATGAATTTGGTTATaatgcagaaacacagaagCTGTTGTGTAAGAATGGCGAGGCTCTGCTCGGTGCTATCAACTTCTTTGTGTCCAGTATCAACACCCTGGTCAACAAAACAATGGAGGATACTTTGATGACCATTAAGCAGTATGAAAATGCAAG ACTCGAGTTTGATGCCTACCGTTCTGACCTGGAGGAGCTGAGTTTGGGACCTAGGGATGCAGCCGCCATGGTCCGCATTGAGATAGCTCAGCACGAGTACCAGATCCACAGAGACAAATATGAAAGACTGCGTAGTGATGTCACCATCAAGCTCAAATTCCTGGAGGAAAACAAG gtcAAGGTGATGCACAAGCAGCTGCTTCTCTTCCATAACGCTATCTCAGCTTATTTTGCTGGCAACCAGCAGCAGTTGGAACAAACTCTAATACAGTTCAATGTAAAGTTAAAGCCCCCAGGATCCGACAAGCCCTCCTGGCTGGAGGAGCAGTAA
- the LOC120792489 gene encoding arfaptin-2-like isoform X2: MADSIMSKAATMEIPINSNGDTGTLPEDDSLEQDLQQVMVSGPNLNETSIVSGGYGGPAGGIIPTSTIKDIRMKSRGVNFPKSQSAACRLAQHTDQHPGSSNHNTSNSTEEVTRGVAVEKLDSVKKWGINTYKCTKQMFSERFGRGSRTVDLELEAQIDVLRETKNKYENILRLATALINHFQSMVQTQQALGDTFTDLSQKSPELQDEFGYNAETQKLLCKNGEALLGAINFFVSSINTLVNKTMEDTLMTIKQYENARLEFDAYRSDLEELSLGPRDAAAMVRIEIAQHEYQIHRDKYERLRSDVTIKLKFLEENKVCSYSFCLSCEMPAFLKSNLTPPEILFLLTPSGLTSHFAAVMYRSTPGPCDISVGSGYRCNSAHLRAHLTTAISDADACCETSSRLQLERAVKHYFSVCCYSIKNNLSKLLLNGFLNVEKINTSWEITFKTDGCLGYFTLLSKSNVNF; the protein is encoded by the exons ATGGCAGACAGTATCATGAGCAAGGCTGCTACCATGGAGATCCCCATTAACAGCAATGGAGACACAGGGACTCTGCCAGAGGATGACAGCCTGGAGCAG GATTTACAGCAGGTGATGGTGTCTGGACCCAACCTGAATGAAACCAGCATTGTCTCAGGAGGTTATGGAGGACCTGCAGGGGGCATCATTCCAACCAGCACCATCAAAG ACATTCGCATGAAATCCAGGGGTGTTAACTTTCCTAAGAGCCAGTCTGCAGCCTGTCGACTTGCCCAACACACAGACCAGCATCCAG ggTCATCGAACCATAATACTAGTAACTCCACTGAAGAAGTTACTCGTGGTGTGGCAGTGGAGAAATTGGACAGTGTCAAGAAATGGGGCATAAACACATACAAG TGTACcaaacagatgttttcagagaggTTTGGCCGAGGTTCACGAACAGTAGACCTGGAGCTGGAGGCTCAGATTGACGTGTTAAGAGAAACCAAGAACAAGTATGAAAACATTCTAAGACTGGCCACAGCACTCATCAATCATTTTCAAAGCATGGTGCAGACGCAACAGGCTTTAGGAGACACCTTCACTGACCTCAGCCAGAAGTCCCCAGAGTTGCAG GATGAATTTGGTTATaatgcagaaacacagaagCTGTTGTGTAAGAATGGCGAGGCTCTGCTCGGTGCTATCAACTTCTTTGTGTCCAGTATCAACACCCTGGTCAACAAAACAATGGAGGATACTTTGATGACCATTAAGCAGTATGAAAATGCAAG ACTCGAGTTTGATGCCTACCGTTCTGACCTGGAGGAGCTGAGTTTGGGACCTAGGGATGCAGCCGCCATGGTCCGCATTGAGATAGCTCAGCACGAGTACCAGATCCACAGAGACAAATATGAAAGACTGCGTAGTGATGTCACCATCAAGCTCAAATTCCTGGAGGAAAACAAGGTCTGTAGTTACAgtttctgtctttcctgtgaAATGCCGgcatttttaaagagcaacttaacacctCCTGAAATCTTGTTCTTGCTGACCCCCAGCGGTTTAACTTCACACTTTGCAGCAGTGATGTATAGGAGTACCCCAGGGCCCTGTGACATCTCTGTCGGGTctggttacaggtgcaacagtGCACACTTAAGAGCACACCTAACCACAGCCATCAGTGATGCTGATGCCTGTTGTGAAACAAGCTCTAGACTTCAACTAGAGAGGGCAGTAAAACACTACTTTTCGGTCTGTTGTTACTCCATAAAAAACAACCTCTCAAAATTGCTCTTGAATGGCTTTCTGAATGTCGAAAAAATCAACACCAGTTGggaaatcacatttaaaacagaTGGATGCCTTGGCTATTTTACACTGTTAAGTAAGTCCAACGTTAACTTTTGA
- the LOC120792489 gene encoding arfaptin-2-like isoform X1 yields the protein MADSIMSKAATMEIPINSNGDTGTLPEDDSLEQDLQQVMVSGPNLNETSIVSGGYGGPAGGIIPTSTIKGPAIRFNPEYLDRRQAPAPGSDIRMKSRGVNFPKSQSAACRLAQHTDQHPGSSNHNTSNSTEEVTRGVAVEKLDSVKKWGINTYKCTKQMFSERFGRGSRTVDLELEAQIDVLRETKNKYENILRLATALINHFQSMVQTQQALGDTFTDLSQKSPELQDEFGYNAETQKLLCKNGEALLGAINFFVSSINTLVNKTMEDTLMTIKQYENARLEFDAYRSDLEELSLGPRDAAAMVRIEIAQHEYQIHRDKYERLRSDVTIKLKFLEENKVCSYSFCLSCEMPAFLKSNLTPPEILFLLTPSGLTSHFAAVMYRSTPGPCDISVGSGYRCNSAHLRAHLTTAISDADACCETSSRLQLERAVKHYFSVCCYSIKNNLSKLLLNGFLNVEKINTSWEITFKTDGCLGYFTLLSKSNVNF from the exons ATGGCAGACAGTATCATGAGCAAGGCTGCTACCATGGAGATCCCCATTAACAGCAATGGAGACACAGGGACTCTGCCAGAGGATGACAGCCTGGAGCAG GATTTACAGCAGGTGATGGTGTCTGGACCCAACCTGAATGAAACCAGCATTGTCTCAGGAGGTTATGGAGGACCTGCAGGGGGCATCATTCCAACCAGCACCATCAAAG GGCCTGCAATTCGCTTCAACCCTGAGTATCTGGACAGAAGACAAGCCCCTGCACCAGGATCAG ACATTCGCATGAAATCCAGGGGTGTTAACTTTCCTAAGAGCCAGTCTGCAGCCTGTCGACTTGCCCAACACACAGACCAGCATCCAG ggTCATCGAACCATAATACTAGTAACTCCACTGAAGAAGTTACTCGTGGTGTGGCAGTGGAGAAATTGGACAGTGTCAAGAAATGGGGCATAAACACATACAAG TGTACcaaacagatgttttcagagaggTTTGGCCGAGGTTCACGAACAGTAGACCTGGAGCTGGAGGCTCAGATTGACGTGTTAAGAGAAACCAAGAACAAGTATGAAAACATTCTAAGACTGGCCACAGCACTCATCAATCATTTTCAAAGCATGGTGCAGACGCAACAGGCTTTAGGAGACACCTTCACTGACCTCAGCCAGAAGTCCCCAGAGTTGCAG GATGAATTTGGTTATaatgcagaaacacagaagCTGTTGTGTAAGAATGGCGAGGCTCTGCTCGGTGCTATCAACTTCTTTGTGTCCAGTATCAACACCCTGGTCAACAAAACAATGGAGGATACTTTGATGACCATTAAGCAGTATGAAAATGCAAG ACTCGAGTTTGATGCCTACCGTTCTGACCTGGAGGAGCTGAGTTTGGGACCTAGGGATGCAGCCGCCATGGTCCGCATTGAGATAGCTCAGCACGAGTACCAGATCCACAGAGACAAATATGAAAGACTGCGTAGTGATGTCACCATCAAGCTCAAATTCCTGGAGGAAAACAAGGTCTGTAGTTACAgtttctgtctttcctgtgaAATGCCGgcatttttaaagagcaacttaacacctCCTGAAATCTTGTTCTTGCTGACCCCCAGCGGTTTAACTTCACACTTTGCAGCAGTGATGTATAGGAGTACCCCAGGGCCCTGTGACATCTCTGTCGGGTctggttacaggtgcaacagtGCACACTTAAGAGCACACCTAACCACAGCCATCAGTGATGCTGATGCCTGTTGTGAAACAAGCTCTAGACTTCAACTAGAGAGGGCAGTAAAACACTACTTTTCGGTCTGTTGTTACTCCATAAAAAACAACCTCTCAAAATTGCTCTTGAATGGCTTTCTGAATGTCGAAAAAATCAACACCAGTTGggaaatcacatttaaaacagaTGGATGCCTTGGCTATTTTACACTGTTAAGTAAGTCCAACGTTAACTTTTGA